The genome window gtgtgtggggggagggggggatataaaaaaaggaaataacagtacatttcaatcaccttcccttcgtGTAAGGGCGTGCAAGCCTGGAAATTATACCAAACTTTTGATCAGGAAGAAGTGGCAGTGCTTCACATCTGACTCAAACCAACTagatccgtgatggcgaacctttggcactccagatgttatggactacaattcccatcagccccttccagcatggccaactggccatgctggcagggctgatgggaattgtagtccatcaaggCTTCCTGGAGACATTTGCATGAGTCCTTCCTCCAGCATCAGATGAACTATAAAGTGGTGCTAGAAGCAGGGATGAGCTAGATCCGTTCTTtgggctttccttttttttttagccttcCTCATGCATCGAAGCTGTAATCACATCCAGAGATAAAGCTGGTTATCTTCCCACTGTACAGCTCATTTCGGTAATTCAGTGCAAGTATTGTAGCTTACTTCAACCTCTATTAAAGCTGGTGTGCGCAAAGCAAACCAAGAACTGAACCCATAGTAGGTTTCAATGACAAACAGCAAACTTAACTTGATGACATAGGCCCTTCCGCATTAATACTGTAcacgcattttcaaaccattacaactgtttgcaaagtggattttgccattccaagacagcttcaaagagcactgaagcagTTTGAGTGATTggtacatgtgcggaatgagctataGAGAATTTCATACTCTAAGGCAATCACCTTCCTCAAGTATGCAGGATAATAAACacctcaatccactttcactgcactttgcagctagattttactgttaaaatagcaaaatccacttgcaacactgtgaaagtggattgaaggcgCTATTCGCATGTGCTAAAAGGACCGTTATTCAGGCATTAATCAACTTATATCTAACTTATAGACTGTGCAGTGTATAAAATACCGTATGTGAAAGTTGATTCCACCTGTGTCCATGAGATAAACACACATCTCACAAATCTAAACAGAAATTCCAGGGAGCCCAAAAAACTGACAAACAGTAAATGAATGAGAAAAAAGGCATGCTAGAAGCCAGGAGAGCAGTGGTTACCGCAAATGGAGCGCCCCAAGAGGTTTCTCAAGAGGTTTTACCAAGAAGTAACTGTTTACTGCTTGGAGAAACCCTCCAAGGAACTTGTAATTTCTACTCAGCCTTTATATCTTCCACCAGGGCTTCATTTTTAGCTCTCTGGCACTGTACCGGCCCTCCTTCTTCTGAGAAGTTCATAGGGAAGGGTTTTGTCTGACTACTACTTAAGTCCTAGCTTACTGTGAGTCTCTGCACAGTAATACATGGCTGTCTCCCTCAGCTTGTGTTGTTCATTTGCAGGTAGAAATTGAGCTGTCCTTGGCGGCTGTGAATCGCCCTTGGATCGTGAGGGAATAATAGTTAGGTGAAGCTGAGATTTTTATATAGCTAACTAACCATTCCAATCCCTTTCAGGTTTCTAAGCCGGACCCAATGCATCCAGTAGCTGTTTGGATCAAACCCCGTGACTGTGCAGGTCAGTTTCTATGGGATTCTCCTGGTTTTTCAGAATTACAAGACCTTGACTGAGAACCACTGTGAGAGGACACCTGTCAggaaagaagaagggagaaaTTGCTGAGATAATACCAGCAGGCAATGGATTATCACGGGGACCCAATTCGTCAATGGAGGGGAAGGAAATGTGAAAATCTGAAAGACCAACATACTCTTGGGAGACGGCCAAGAACAATGCAGTGTGCGTGATGGACGGCatggtgggaaaaaatggagGCTATCTCAACCGACTGGCCCCCTTGAGCTTGAAAGAGGTCTGGGGCTGATGTAAATTGTGGAACcacagaacatctggagagccacagtttgcagaccccatgactagcccaaggtcacccagccagtgtgtgtcggagtgcacaggctaatctagttccccagctaagcctccacaactcaagtgccagagcagggaatcatacccggttctccggtttagagtgcacctgctcttaaccactgctgctcactgcagaCCAGCTCTCAAAGAAATGTGGCCAGACGTAGGTAAGCAGGAGGCAAAACAAACCACTTGAGTAGTGCAACAGGCCCTAATTCTCCCCCTTCAGCTGTCCACTGAGCCCAGAAAATCTATTCTAGCCGTTACTGTTTCAACGATTTTCTCACGAGGACTAGAAACCCACTTTAAAAAGAAGATGGTAAGGCTGCTGTTTTCAGGGTTTTGATATTTCCTACATTCCATATTCATGAATGCTTCCTTAACAAATTAATGCGCTTTGCAGCTATTTAAGAGAAATAATGTCTAATGTTGTTATGAgggcctagatcagtgatggcgaaccttttcgagaccgagtgcccaaattgcaacccaaaaccctcttatttatcgcaaagtgccaacacagcaatttaacctgaatactgaggttttcatttagaaaaaatgattggctccaaggtgcacgttatttgggagtaagcttcgtgaagctaccatgcaatgctttgaatgggtgaatcacgaccctaggagggttattcagaagcaagccccattgccagcaactgagcttactcccagttaaaggatcgtgcccaggctagcctagatgtgtgtgggggggtggtggtggtgattttcctgtgcacgtgtgcccacagaaagggctctgagtgccacctctggcacccgtgccataggttcgccatcactggcctagatctcaaaaattatataaaaaaatgGACGACCAAGACTGGTCCACAACCAAGTCCCCAACAATCCAAAGCGGGGAAGAAAGGACAACACAGTGTGGTTTCCAAAACCCAATCATTCTTTCTGCGATCTTCATCGCAGGCACAACCAATCAAACTAGCAGGATCAACGGTCCTTCTAGGAACCTTCTCACTTGCCTGTTGCAGGAACATCTGCATGGAATCCTGGGAGACGACGGTTCCGGCGGCTGCCTGGCCCAAAATAATTTTCTCTGGACTAGATACCACCAAGttagggctgggctgggcggacATGGGCAGCTGTGCTGACTGCTGAGGGGGCGGAGTCTGTTGCTGCACATTGAGCTGGAGCTGGGGAGGAGCCGAGGGCTGAGGGGCGGACTGGACGGTCAGTATGCCGGCCTGGTCGCTGCTCGGCAGCATGTTGGCGCTGGAGACCGGCTGCGGCTGAATGAGGCCGGGGCTCTGGCTGCTGGTGCCGGCCGGCGCTTGGATGGTCACGGTTTGGTTGAGGTTCTCGGCAGCGTTCAACATGGCCACTTGGTTCGGCAGGGTGACCCCCTGGATGACAGTCTGGCCGCTCTGATTGATGGCACCGCCGGCCAAGGAGGCTGCGGCGGCCGGCTGGCTCTGTGTCGTCAGGCTACCGGCCAGAGAGACGGGCATCTGGAACAGAGTCGGCTGGCCGACCTGCCCGGGCTGCAGCTGGATGGGAGCGGAAAGGATGTGGGCCGTGCCGTGAGCGTTCTGCGACGTCAGCACTTGCCCCAAATTGAGCTGGCTCGCCAGGTTCTGATTGGTGAGGATCTGGGCAGGCAGCGCCTGATTCGTGATCAGCTGCCCCCCGGGCCCTTGGCTGGTAATGATGTGGGTTTGCCCGCTGGGGTGGGAGGCGGTTAATATCTGGCCTCCCATGTTAGCCTGGAGCGCCGAGAGCTGCTGGGGGATCTGGACCGCAGACGTGCCGGTGAGCTGCCCAGGGAGGAGGAACTGGTTCTGGCCCTGCAGCATGGCCTGGGGCACATGCTGGGCCGGGATGACGATGCTGCTCCCTTGGTTCAGCAAGTGGACGCTCATGGGCTTGCTgagggcctgctgctgcggcgGGGGCTGCTTGAACATGTTGGCCGGCAGCCCCGACGGGAAGGCCGACAGCACCACGTTCTGCCCGGCCTTGCCCGCCATGAAGTtgaggttctgctgggctttctgctgctgcagggccGCCTCGTTCTGGATGGTGAGGGTGGTGTTGTTGGGGCCGAAGGGCTTGGGGGTGATCTGGTACACCTTCTGCTGGAGCACCCCCGCGGGTTTGGGCTGGATGGGCGTGGGCGTCCGGTGGATGATGACATTCTGGGCCTGCACCAGCGGGCTGCTCAAGTTGGATGTGACGGTGAGGGGCTGGGAGCCCTGCGTGGCGGACATGCCCCCAAACATGGAACTCCCGTTCAGGGTCGTCGTGGCCACCGCGGGGAGGTTCTTTTGGATGACGAGGCCCGCGTTCTGGGGGGACACCCCAGCCGAGGCCAGGGtgacctgctgctgctccggagccgTCTGAGCGATGTAGCTCCCCACTGGCATGGCGGCCACCTGGGAAGGCTGGACTTGCTTCGCGATGATCTGCTGACCCGGCTGGTTGATCGCCATCACTTGCTGGCCGACCACTTGGATCTGCCCGATGCCCAGCGTCCCGCTGGGGCTCCCGTTGGGCAAACCCTGAAGGTTGGAGATGGGCTGGATGGTGACGTTCCCCAGGCCGACCTGTtggaggaaaggctgcacgcTGATGGCTTTGTTGACCACGTCTGCGCCCACGGACTGCTGCACCAGCGCTTGATGGGTGAGGACTGCCGGCTGCTGCAGCCCGATGAGGTCAGCCCCGCTGGAGAAAATCTGTGGCGTGCCATCAGAGGCAGTGTGGACCACCGGCTGGAGCGTGGGGAGCTGGAAGGAGCCCAGATCCAGCTCGGCCTCGGCCTCCAGAGTCTGCTCGGTGATGTTGGCCTCCTGCAAGCTCTGCTGGAGGATGTCGCAGGGCTGGTCCGAGTTCTGCAGGTTGGCCCCGCCCCCCGAGGGCGAGCCCAGGATGTCATCTTCCAAGAAGTCGAGGTCGACGCTAGTCGTGGGCTGATTCTGTTCGGCGTTCAGATGATTGCCGGAGGATTCTTGTACGTGCAGCTAAACAAACACAGGCGGAACACAGACAGGGAAGACCAAGTTATGCATTTCGATGAAACAAAATGGAGAACTTTTTGGATGCTTCTGTACTTGACAGCTTGGTCATTTTAGTTAATGCTGGGGAACTGCATCCTTCTAGAGTAGGGTTGGCCAacccatggtgctccagatgttcatggactacaattggcctccactcgggccagggcctttacggctctggcccctgcctggtggaacactctccctccaactgtccgggccctgcgggaccttggggatttccgcagggcctgaaagaccaagttgttccaccgggcttttggagaaaccagccgctgagtgccccctcccccccccgcaggttggaatcccaatattaatgggatccattattaagatctatgggtccctcataccatcgggacccattaccCCCCTCCTTCTAAggggattaggttcaggtgggacgccatcttgggacattataactgctgtttttattataatttatggatgcttatgatgtttttatgtgattttatgttgtacaccggccagagccctctggggatggggcagtatatcaaatcaaatcaaatcaaatcaaatcaaatcaaatcaaatcaaatcaaatcaataataataataataataataataataataataataataataataataataataataataataataataatgataataatacaattcccatcagcccctgccagcaggggctgatgggatatgcagtccatgaacatgtggagcacCATGGATTGGCCAACCCTGTTCTAGAGTGTGCCTCTTTTTGTGGAATGGGTCAAAATGTGTAGGACTCATTAAAACCATTTCCTTTATCAGTTTTAATTCTCTTAATATGCATCACAAAATGTATGCACTTTATCCTGCACCTGCCACTTATATCAGGCAAaccggggaactgggttatgacagcgactccttcaatatgctaaccttcactgaaacttttgccctcattaaagagaggctgttagcaatggactatcaacagcggcagagcttggcaaataaatcttgttcaccaacaaatatgtcaattcctttcacgcagggatacccagcctattatattacagcgctcacaaatcccatacacaggagagcctatatgctggctagatttaacatcatgccatctctcaAGCTACATGAGAGGAAGACTTAAAAAAAAGgatcttccaagcgataagaggttctgtccctgtagcataggacggctggattccatcccacacattctcctgaactgcttattataccaagaactccgattcagtctgttatcccaagctatagaccctatgattgattatactgaagcagataaagtagttacgcttttaaattgtcgggattttcattgttgcctgatagcggcaaagtttttgtcagaagtttgtaaactgaatgtatgacaaacgcgaagtttttctactattcactttttaactgggactgtatttttatactatatcgtgtatatgccaataaaggcttattgaattgaatggATATCAGGCAAAGGGAAGCCACCGTTTCCTGCCTCGGATCAGACTTCCGAGCAACAACAtgtctggtgcaaaaaaaaaaccccaaaacgaaAGTGCTTCAGCTTCCACATTTCTCAGGACACACAAATGGAAGTTTCTGACAGCGAATCTTTCCCGAACGCTTCTGCAGTGTTGACTAAGCTCATTGCTGTGAGCAGGAACTTCCTCCCCGTGCAGCAGAACAACACGCCGGGAGGGAGACGGCAAATGCAAAACCTGCGGGCTGTTCCACATCCCAAACGAACAGGTCAAAGCAAAAGTGAGCCGGCCATGCAAATCCTAGCACctacaccagacctgggcattatacggcccgcgggccacatccggcccgccggataaCCCTGACTGGCCCCggtgccgtgctggggagcgaggcgcctttgacagccccgcagaagccggttgccttttgccccggccctccacaatattttctgtttcttatgcggccccatggaaaaaataattgcccacccctgacctaCACGGTCCCCTCGCGCTGCCCCCGCCCCAGACTGAAACCACATCGCTCTTCACGGTTACAAACCGAGTTTCTGCAAGAAATTGACTGGAGACACAAACAGCTTTAAAAGCGGGCATTCCCTGCCCTCGGGCCTCCATCTTGGGCCCGGCAGCTACTCCCCACTGATGCAGTTGAATTAAAAAGTAGATTCTGCCCACCAtcgacacccccacccccttgaatgTTTCCTTAAGAGTTCAAAATTCCTACCCACCGTTATATGAAAATGAAGAGACTGCTGAGGCATGCATCGACCGATCCGGCCCTCGCTCTCTCCACCCGCTTATCGAGCAACCTTCATGTGCGCCCTCCGAAAACACAGTTCTATTTAGTAGTGGGACCAGAAACTagaccgggggtctgcaacctgtggctctccagatgttcatggactactattcccatcggcccctgccagcatggccaattggggcacgTGCTGGGCCGGGATGATGCTGCTGCTCCCTTGGTTCAGCAAGTGGATGCTCATGGGCTTACTgagggcctgctgctgcggtggCCATGctccttccaattggccatgctggcaggggctgatgggaattgtagtccatgaacatttggagagtcacaggttgcagacccctgaactagactgtTATGTTGCTTCCTGCCCCTCGGCAGCATCTTAACCAttgggaggggggcggaaaaagGGAGTGGGGATCTAAAATGTTAATAGCACCTGTACTGCCTTTCTAGCGGCTGCTACTTTGCCTgcttcctaagaacataagaacaagccagctggatcagaccaaagtccatctagtccagctctctgctacttgcagtggcctaccaggtgcctttgggagctcacgtgcaggatgcgaaagcaatggccttccactgctgctgctcccgagcacctggtctgctaaggcatttgcaacctcagaccaaagaggatcaagattggtagccataaatcgacttctccataaatctgtccaagccccttttaaagttatccaggttagtggccatcaccacctcctgtggcagcatattccaaacaccaatcacacgttgcgtgaagaagtgtttcctatggCAGGAATGTGACCGAGCATCCTATTTACCTATGCCATGCACTGAGcgtaatgtgaaaaaaaaatatgaatcaaatgtgcaaaaaaaaagaaaaagaaaaggcagacatCGACGTCTCGTGAATGAATATAAAAGCATACTTGGAAAATGacgtggggggaaaaaaaaatacctACCCCAGCACCTTCAAAGAAGGCACCGGCTGCATCTCCTGTGCTGTCTAGGAGATCATCACTGTCAATCTGTaattgaaaagattttaaaaattaccgTATGTGAATGTAAAATTTAAGGTTGACAGTGTGTGGGAAGTCAAAATGACACGCCAGGGACACCAAACGTCACGTTGTCCACAGGCCGAGGGGGCCGAGGTCGTTTCCTCTCAGTGGTGGCCAGATTTCTTTACTGGAGTGGTAAAATAATTAGTTCCCAGTTGTGCTGGTGAAACGGTTTCCCCCCCCCTATTAAGAagcaaatctcttttttttttcatgcatggGTGTTAAAAAGGAGAGTGGTTTCTTTGGCTGCAGACTGGAGAATAAATATGgaattcttgtttttaaaaaaatgggggcgCCCTTTTCTCAGTTCCCTGCTTCTAGGATTGACTTGCCCTCTGGTGCTTCCCGTTCAGACGCGCAAGCATTTTGAGGAGGCATTTTCATTTGTTAACTAAGCATGCACCACGTCAGGTTGGCTTGAATACTGGCTTGAAGTTCTGTCACACCCAACTTAAGCATTAGAAGGAAAACGTGCCCAAGACCAACTCCTCACCTTTTCGGATCCATGTAAAAAATCGTTCAAGGCCTGAggatcactggggaaaaaaatcaatacagaGAATTAAAAGAGGCGGCACAGGCCTTGTGGTTTTAGACACAAGAAGTAGAACAGAAGTTACTAATGAACGATCAGGAAAGGGGAAGCAAAGCTAATCGCTTTTATCTGCTACATTTCAGTGTCCAGAGCTAGTTATGGTTTCCAGGAAATTCAGCAATGTTTTATGTATcaaaatatacacacacaggaattattatttatttccttcccttcacaCGTGCATGTATAGTAAGAGGCAggat of Sphaerodactylus townsendi isolate TG3544 linkage group LG06, MPM_Stown_v2.3, whole genome shotgun sequence contains these proteins:
- the BICRA gene encoding BRD4-interacting chromatin-remodeling complex-associated protein isoform X1; the protein is MDDEDGRCLLDVICDPQALNDFLHGSEKIDSDDLLDSTGDAAGAFFEGAGLHVQESSGNHLNAEQNQPTTSVDLDFLEDDILGSPSGGGANLQNSDQPCDILQQSLQEANITEQTLEAEAELDLGSFQLPTLQPVVHTASDGTPQIFSSGADLIGLQQPAVLTHQALVQQSVGADVVNKAISVQPFLQQVGLGNVTIQPISNLQGLPNGSPSGTLGIGQIQVVGQQVMAINQPGQQIIAKQVQPSQVAAMPVGSYIAQTAPEQQQVTLASAGVSPQNAGLVIQKNLPAVATTTLNGSSMFGGMSATQGSQPLTVTSNLSSPLVQAQNVIIHRTPTPIQPKPAGVLQQKVYQITPKPFGPNNTTLTIQNEAALQQQKAQQNLNFMAGKAGQNVVLSAFPSGLPANMFKQPPPQQQALSKPMSVHLLNQGSSIVIPAQHVPQAMLQGQNQFLLPGQLTGTSAVQIPQQLSALQANMGGQILTASHPSGQTHIITSQGPGGQLITNQALPAQILTNQNLASQLNLGQVLTSQNAHGTAHILSAPIQLQPGQVGQPTLFQMPVSLAGSLTTQSQPAAAASLAGGAINQSGQTVIQGVTLPNQVAMLNAAENLNQTVTIQAPAGTSSQSPGLIQPQPVSSANMLPSSDQAGILTVQSAPQPSAPPQLQLNVQQQTPPPQQSAQLPMSAQPSPNLVVSSPEKIILGQAAAGTVVSQDSMQMFLQQASEKVPRRTVDPASLIGCACDEDRRKNDWVLETTLCCPFFPALDCWGLGCGPVLVVHFFI
- the BICRA gene encoding BRD4-interacting chromatin-remodeling complex-associated protein isoform X2, with the translated sequence MDDEDGRCLLDVICDPQALNDFLHGSEKLHVQESSGNHLNAEQNQPTTSVDLDFLEDDILGSPSGGGANLQNSDQPCDILQQSLQEANITEQTLEAEAELDLGSFQLPTLQPVVHTASDGTPQIFSSGADLIGLQQPAVLTHQALVQQSVGADVVNKAISVQPFLQQVGLGNVTIQPISNLQGLPNGSPSGTLGIGQIQVVGQQVMAINQPGQQIIAKQVQPSQVAAMPVGSYIAQTAPEQQQVTLASAGVSPQNAGLVIQKNLPAVATTTLNGSSMFGGMSATQGSQPLTVTSNLSSPLVQAQNVIIHRTPTPIQPKPAGVLQQKVYQITPKPFGPNNTTLTIQNEAALQQQKAQQNLNFMAGKAGQNVVLSAFPSGLPANMFKQPPPQQQALSKPMSVHLLNQGSSIVIPAQHVPQAMLQGQNQFLLPGQLTGTSAVQIPQQLSALQANMGGQILTASHPSGQTHIITSQGPGGQLITNQALPAQILTNQNLASQLNLGQVLTSQNAHGTAHILSAPIQLQPGQVGQPTLFQMPVSLAGSLTTQSQPAAAASLAGGAINQSGQTVIQGVTLPNQVAMLNAAENLNQTVTIQAPAGTSSQSPGLIQPQPVSSANMLPSSDQAGILTVQSAPQPSAPPQLQLNVQQQTPPPQQSAQLPMSAQPSPNLVVSSPEKIILGQAAAGTVVSQDSMQMFLQQASEKVPRRTVDPASLIGCACDEDRRKNDWVLETTLCCPFFPALDCWGLGCGPVLVVHFFI